The genomic stretch ctttaggatgtcctgttggggggagtcagtggaggtcttttatcccgtaataatgccaaaccttcagtggtaaacgtattattcgcgactgaagggatgaagttgacgaacttctgttcttagaacctaccagtgaggggcgggctaaattcaggaaaccttaacctccaaccaacccggttttctggagaagagctttgatcttgtattatattcctcagtggttttctcttcagacagtgtaacccgacagatgttcaagcagatacaacaatcctgattgacataccactgcactgcattcacatcatcacatcatttgcattcatatcatttaacacatgtttatccatttcaagggggtttacatcttcttcttgattccagtcGGAGTTTTTTTGGTTCTCTTAAtatggatattggcagaaagagacttgtcgcctacaagtttccggtggtctgtctggagcccatccaacaattgatgcagttaatggatcctagttctctagaaggattccgagaggattacggtctgattctaagtttcgtcacggttctttccaaagatcaacataacgccctattcacactgctacagttctatgaccctccattgaggtgtttcacattcccggattatatcttggtccctactctggaggagattgccagttttctcggagttcctatcaggtcacagttattgttctacagttctgagtttctgcccgatctcaacatggttgcttcagccacatatttggaggaatcagtctggaaggctaatatgtgtcagaagggagaagttagtggttttcatctgagtttcttactgggagaagcaaagaagaagctggaagacggtaaccagaggggtttcaatgctgtgttggctctttgtgtgtatgggattgtcttgttccctaatgttgccaaatttgtggacatggacgcaatacgcctcttcgtgttgagaaatccagtaccgaccttgctaggagatttctttcattcagtgcaccacagaaataagaatagaaaagggggattgttgaattgttgtgtgcctttgttttataggtggttcagttctcacctacccaaatccggagtgttcgttaatgtcaaggactcgttgagttggtcaaggaggttgatggggttgagagctgaagatattccttggtggtccgaccggagcttgcttccggcagatattattcatagttgtgggaacttcccaaatgttccgttggtaggaagaagaggaggaatcaactataatccttctctagcagttagacagtttggatatgctttaagaactccgcctttggaaaaggatgtggatgaatctctgtttttccattcttcgcctgatttgacggtatcccgtaaggcagctgaggcctggctcaaggtgatcaagagaggaagaaccgtccttggaaaaggagattgtagaacttaccctcggtatgaagagtggcttcaaggaagagtcgaagagtttggtctgccgttccctattgaagaacctttgtatccacctactcctgagcagtcaacaatggtgagccgagaggagtacgacaagttgaagagtgccatggagggacttcaaaccaagaactcagagttaagtgagaagttgcaagactgtatgcatcaattccaggaggcaggatatcagaagggggaagccgtcagagtgcaaaaggaagcagagaggagatttgctgtggaggcggacttcttcaggaagacagacgaagccttgagatcatccagttctgagttgaggcgagtcaagcagcagttagtagatgctcatggtaaattagctgggtggcaggagcaatgggatgcattttcaacttctcggaaggcaaaggaggaggagacagtagccgaactgactggtcagatagagaaattgacgactttgctgaaggggaaaaacaatgaacttctgtgcgcccgttctactaatggctacatcacagatcaactccatgaggctcgaggacaggttgaagaactcaaggtgttggcaggtttgaagaaatccagacttgaagaggtattcggagaagatgatgggaattactacagagagcacatcaacgaactggatgggatcattcacaagaggaatctgcttatccggcatttgacagaatctccagatcatcccgacacggtggcattactggatgaagtgaggagcagtccttatgggttgtatacaggaggctgattcctggtttatgttcctccctttactttttgtttcgttgctgtgtagtgataatccacaggcttgttgtggggatcctcttttgctgtacttttggctaaggcccctttcctggaactcatttgtatgttggtttccctttgttgcatcttgatctcagaagtttatccatgactcagtcttcttgcactattcgcctgatgtgagactggaatcaagggggtagaataccttttggatttgataaacatggcattgcatttacatattcattgtcatatcttgcataacaggtaccactgcagtgttctcatattgtttggtgtcccactagcaggataggTGACTCATGCATTCACCGATAaggtacccgaaggaatcaacagagagcgatggagagcctacaagcagagctcgccgagatgaagattcgcatgaatcaattcatggatttggttcaaggggtggctcaaggatagcaggagcttagattgttggtacagagggatccccctattactcaaccggagacgttggctgatcctccagctggagaggctaatggtcccaatggaccggggcctatcctgatcccgcatgtcaacctagatcaacaacccattcaggatggtcaggatgatcagttccccttgcttcaggaagactttggcatggaccccatgtttagaagattggaagagaggttgaaagcagtggaaggacaaaatcttctgggagtagatgttgctgacttggggctggtcccaggtgtgagagtgccaccgaaattcaaagtcccgatatttgacaaataccatggcagctcttgccccaaaactcacgtgcaagcctatttccgtaaaatggttgcatactctgatgacgagaagctacttatgtacttcttccaggacagcctagctggggcatccttagaatggtatatgaggctggacagagcccacatccgttgctggagggatttggcagaggctttcatgaagcagtatcagtataatgcagacatggctccggacagaactcaacttcagaatctgtctcttaaaagcaatgagtgcttcagggaatacgctcaacgctggagggatacaaCTTCCCGTattcagcctccgatgttggaaaaggaaatggccaacatgttcatgaacactctgcccggaccttacttggagcgtctggtaggttgcaatgcttccaactttgctgatgtggtctctaatggagaaagggtggagaattacctaaagacctataagagccagagtggaagtggatcctcatcaggggtgaagaagccgctcattcagggacagaagaggagagaaggggatgcaaatgccatatcttcttatcagaacagggataaccggaggaataattttcagaattatcatcagcaaccgtatgttgcggctgtgaccattccagctgcagcgccactacaacaacaacaatcacaacgtcaaccagctcagtatcaacagcaacagcaaccgggtaacagacccgcttatcaacagaggcaaaggatgatggaccggcgtttcgacacccttccaatgtcatacgctcagttgctttctagtcttcaacaactacaacttgtgcaactgcgcactctggctcctcctattggtagacttccggtgggttacgacgccagcgctaggtgtagcttccactctggggcacctggccacaatattgagaactgcaaagcttttaagcacgtagttcaggacctcatagattcaaaggccatcgacctcCACTAGTGCAGAAAGAAGATTTTACACCCGTTTTTTATACATATTACACCCGTTATGATAGGGTGTAAATTCAAAGGGTGAGATATGTATGAAgaatttacacccgttttaaaacgggtgtaaaaagagaatatattacaccctattttagatttaaaaaaagGGTGTAATTGGTAGATATATACATTAAATTTTAAGACATTTACACCCTATTTAAtataaaacgggtgtaaattgtCACCTATTACACCCTGTTTTAGATAAAAAAAGGTGTAATTGGTAGATATATACATTGAATTTTAGGACATTTACACCCTGTTTAAtataaaacgggtgtaaattgtCACCTACATACATTGAAGTTAAACGAATTTACACCCTATTATAATTCAAACGGGTGTAAAATGACAAATATTTACACCCTATTTTTGATATATCAAATGTAAAATATCTTATAATTACATTTAATTTTAACACATTTACACCCTATTTTGTGTATGAAGGGTGTAAAATatctcaatttttttaaaaatattttatttgaaatttcattaaaccaaatatttttatatattccTGGATATtcaataaaaaacaaaaataaccAAAACAAACATTTCTCTAATCTTTAGAATCTTGCACCAAGTCATACAAGAATATATTCTCCTGTATTACTTGTTTTTCTTCTGGATTTCTGTTGTTGGTTCATTGTTCAGTCCAGCCACCAATCCATCTTCGGTAACATTGATATAAGGGCTCTGATCGATTGAAGAGTCTAATGGTGCGTTTGGTTTAGAAATCTGCATTGCCATTAATAGAGAAAACAGCAGTTCAACCACTAGAAATGCTCCACTTAGTGCACCAAGATGATATAACTTGCATAGCATTCAAAGATAGTATAGAACAAATGAAAGAATAAACCCTTTATCAATAAGCTTATTAAGTACACAAAAAGTAACATTTTCTACCTTCTTCTGTTGATGCATATAATGGCTAGAGTGTAGTACATCAAGAAATTCATTAGCAGCTCTTACCCACCTGCAACACGAAAATTACTTTTAATTTGTTTTATAATAGTAGTTGCTTATTTGGAACTTAGATGATATTATAGCCAATCAAGGAATAATATCGATGATATTATGATCATTTGTTTAAATTTCTTTAAAATATAATAACTGAAGGACAATTAAAGGCATAAGATTGGTTGATGTAACAGAATACGGAAGAGTCAGATGCACAAAATGAATCAAGTACCACAGGCTAGATGCAGTTATTCCTTCAAAGAAAGCCAAATGTCCTCCATGCTTTACAGTGGCCAACACAATATTTTTATTTAACCTATCGAAGGATTACGCATTAAAATGGATGTTGAAGTAATGCAACAGAAATAGAAAGAAAACTGATTAGAAAAAACAACAAAGCAGCATACCTGCATTCGTCCCATGGAATGGCTTCCTTGGTACAGACGGGATCATCCAGAGCACTAATACAGAGAAGCGGAATTGATACAGATTTCACATAAGGAGTACTGCTGCAACGTCTATAGTACGTATCAACAGTCTAAAGAAACAAAAGGATTTTAGATAGCAGACATAAGGAACCAGAAAAGAGAAGACAGCAGAAAATAGAAGATTACAAATCTTAGGTGGTACATGTACCTCATACTTTGCAAACAATCGAGTGGCGTGGTCATCGAAATCTCGAATAGAAAGTGCCTGCAAAACATAAGAATACATGAGTATTAATCAAGCTTTAAAAACTTAACCAAATCAATAACACTGAACAACATTTGAGAATGTGGTACATATTAGAATAAGTTTTGTGCCTTAAGAAAAAAAGCTATATCCAACAGGTAAAAGAGTAGAACAAATATTTGGCCTCTAAAATCAGCACGCATCTTTCAATCACTTAATGTCCTAGACTAGTAACATTTAAAATGCCGGCTATAAAATAACAGAATTAAGAGGAATAATGAATAAAAATGAATGGTCAGGTCAATAGCTTGAAACTCTTTAGAAATCTTCCACGTTGAATAATACTTGCTAGTAACTTGCTCTAAAACCACACACATGCGCACAAAAACTTACAGCAGTATTGAGAAAAATGTCAATAGAAATGTGTATCAAAAAACATAGTGAATATGTGATAAAGAAGTTAACATCAAACAACTGTAGGATAAGCATACAAATTTATCATATATTATATTAAATAGTAGTAAAAATTATGAACTTATTGAGAGTAAGACCACCTTCATTATCCCTTCCCAATTACCAAGCCGAGAAAAGAGAGGCTGGTGTCTGCAATGAATATTTATCAAACCACATCAAAAGTGAACTATAGAGACACATCTAAAAACTTTCATGTTTGTCAGCAAATGGTGATAGATGAAAATTAAGAGCTTATCAATCAGAAAGATAGAGGCATACAATTTTGCATAATCTTGAAGGCCGCCTGTTAGTGCTTTGTCATAAAACTTTTGCACAGGAGCACGAGTTATAAATCTATCAGTTATCTGCAAAATTATAGTTAACATTACTTCCAGTTAAAGAGCAATAACaggaaaaatgaaaaataatagAAACTTTCAGCGATGACAAACTAATAGTGAAATTTGACAAAGCCCCGTTCATTATATCAAATAGACTGTGTAACAATTTTGAACCAGAAGCACACATAGCTTGAATGCTAAAGGCCGGAAAGTATATCACAAGAATGTTTTAGATAGTTTCATTATGTTCATACGATTCCAAACCAAAATATTGCAATGTGCACACTCCGTTCTAAATGCTTCAAACATGTTAAAACTTTAACATTCCATTCAGATTGCATGATATTTCAATTAATtcttaagaatttttttttcaattggATTCACAAACAATTAGATTGGGTCCAAATTCAGAAGATAGATCCATTAGATTGTGGTTACTTTTCACAACATATTAGGTATATTAATAAATGTCATTTTAGCAAAAGTTAAACTTTGAAATCAAAATACTTCAGTAATTACTAACCAAAAGGTCCCAAGGAGAGCAAACAGCTACAGCTCCAGCTACAGGAGTGTTCTCACCTTCCTCGCCAAGATATTTTACCTGCAAACAATCCTTAGAATTATACAGTGTAGTGCCAAGCTATTTGGATATTTGAGCACAAGTTAATGTGGGAAGGGAGCACACGTTAGAAGAAAT from Lathyrus oleraceus cultivar Zhongwan6 chromosome 7, CAAS_Psat_ZW6_1.0, whole genome shotgun sequence encodes the following:
- the LOC127104686 gene encoding embryogenesis-associated protein EMB8 — protein: MTKFILNPARNSEKGTKNVIARKSSQPTTASSFFFTVFYTLFYAALDIKVDSFVVVLTFLCWVSSSFIVNSISFELAWKNFVIGYFTDSSSVVNKDESTPIVILIPGLTSDSSAPYLKHLAYHTAKRGWKVVVSNHRGLGGVPITSDIFYNSGWTEDTRTVVNYVHKENPKAPLFIVGNSVGANILVKYLGEEGENTPVAGAVAVCSPWDLLITDRFITRAPVQKFYDKALTGGLQDYAKLHQPLFSRLGNWEGIMKALSIRDFDDHATRLFAKYETVDTYYRRCSSTPYVKSVSIPLLCISALDDPVCTKEAIPWDECRLNKNIVLATVKHGGHLAFFEGITASSLWWVRAANEFLDVLHSSHYMHQQKKISKPNAPLDSSIDQSPYINVTEDGLVAGLNNEPTTEIQKKNK